The Anopheles gambiae chromosome 2, idAnoGambNW_F1_1, whole genome shotgun sequence genomic sequence GATATGTAGAGCACAACGCAACCTTAAATAGAGAAATCAACCAAACGAAGAAAACATCACAACAACTACGACGAGAGGAAAATGTTGACGTTCTGTTGCCTATTTGAACATTGGATGCGTGTGGTAGAATTTGGAATTggcataacttttgaaaaaagcaCGACGGTTTTGTTGTTACATTCATTTTCTCCTTTCAAACTACAAACGGCTCGTAGAGTATATTTGGCATCTCagacgcaaacaaaacaacccctAAAATCTGCTGTTCgagaaaacaacaataacaaatgcaTTGTCTATCTTCTTACAGGAAAATTACAAACTTACcaaaactctctctctctctctctcccgcaaCCTCCCAATCTGTAGCGTAATACACTAAACTGTCCGCTGACTGCTCACAAAATCATCTTTTGCGAGTCTTGCGAGTCTAGATCACAAACCACACCCACAACCCCCATTGGCGATCGGATTGGCACATGTCGGATTTTTCGattgttgttttcttgtttcattgcatttgccatagtttggtttttgttttaccgtTTCTTTGCTGGTTTTTATTGGATCGAatgctttttaattggttttattcaCATTATATtcaattggttttttttttgcaacaagtACAGAATTAAGGTATAAATAAGATCATGCAATTGGGATACTACCATGAACGACGAAAAACCAACCGTTAATagccacgtgtgtgtgtgtgtgttgtaagcGTGCTTTGGATTTTTGTActtattgttttgctgtggtgTGAGTATCTGAGCTGTGTGATAAAAATTGTGTGCTTGACTTTTCAGAGTTGAAAAAAGAATGATTATGCGGAATGCATTCGAACCTTCTTTCTCTTGCCCTTTTCCCTTGCTTGCTGCCAACCAAATCTTGCATCCATTGCGTCACCTTTAGCTCACATAATATGCGCCCCCTGCTTCACTTGGTTTTTCGTCGTTCATGCTACGTCACCCTATATTTGATGTGtttattgtgcgtgtgtgttctcaaaatttgtatgcaaaatttgaaatttcttGTTAAAACTGCAAATTGCAAACACGGAATTAGCTGCACGAATCATCACGTGCGGTAATGCGCCAAAAGCACGTGATAATTCGGGCACAAAATCCTAGTAGAATAAAGATAGAAAATCGTTTGCACAAAACTATTACAACTGTTAAAattaccaccactactactaccactactactagcCAACGAAACAAAATGACAGTAGGTAGAAATTGTTTTCTGCGACGATGcagtggaatggaatggaagatACTAGTGTAAATTCAAAATTTCCATCCCCTCAGTTCTGTAGCTTCACAATTTCGACATAAAAGAGCATCTGAAAAAAGAATCAACCAAAACTCTtacaaaacccaaaaaaaaaaaaaaaacatattcaaattcatttgccaaaatcatacaaaaacaagattATTAACGCCAGTCCCGCACTGCAGCGAGCACTGCCGCTGGCATTACCCAATTCGCTGTGTGGAATTGTTGGACAATCTGATACGAGTGCAATAATTGGACATTGCTTGTGGAACACAATTATGTTCGATTGAGAAGCTTTCAATTGGAAAAACCTTTTCGGCAATCCTAGAATTGTCTGGCTACAGTACCAAACCAACCGAAGACTCCGCTGTGAATGAATCGGAACCGTCCCCTAGTTTCCCCTGATGTTAATGTTCTGTGTTTCGCCCTGATGAGGATCAACAATCAACAATCTGGCGCCCAACAACCTTAGACTACTGCATCTTTTTCGTCTGTATAAATTCCAAACATTGCAAAACTGTGTTCAAATGGTAGCGACCagcccatcaccatcatcacaacCACCCCACCTTCACTACTACCCCCAGTACTACCGTCAGCCATGCCATTTCCGGTAAATCGGTAACCAATTCTAGATAACGTCTCTATGTAGTCGCACGTAAATAATGGTCCCCTACCCTGCCACAGGATACTGATGAATTCGGTTGCACTCTAAATTTGATACGAATGCCATACCTTACATTCGAGGAAGTATCATCTGGTTATATCATTTGGTTCCCGACGTGTAATGACTGGAgaccaaagaaaacaaactcaaCTGAAACGGCTCTCTAACATTACAGCATATTTATCGGCCAAACCCCACCACCATCGCACCAGTTGTTGTGTTATAGATGTGGAGACAGTTTGCTTTGAATGCCGGTAGATTATGATATTTGGTTCATGTTCcaattgttttggttttgtttacaagTGGTGTGTTGTAAAATGCTTTCCTTCGACCTACTTTTCCGTCTAGCATAATTATCGTGCGTACGATGATGATTATGTTTTGCTCctatttgtttattgttttgtttttttttagaccACCCCTCGAGCTCTGTCCtccttctctctatctcttatCTTCTACTCTATTTACCtatttctatttctatctTTAACAATGTTACCCAAACTCCCGTCTGATCGAATCAGTTTTACTACTTCTCTTCTGACCCTCTAAAGGTTTTCAATGTACTTTGTATGTTTAATTTCCCATCAGCTCTACTTATCCAGTACTATGCTCTTACCTATCTCCAACAATTCCAAACGCTACACCACAACACAGATTGTTCTTTCCATGTTTATTTGAATTGTGTCACTCTCCAATGTTTATTGTTTCCCATCGCCAGAACTCCCACACGGTTTTCTCTATGTTATGTTAAGAGTAATCTTAAGTAATTCTAAGTCTGTGCCCCTGTTGTCTCCATACATAGTTCATGAGCGGGTTGATAATAGCGTATAATTTGTGCAGTATATTTTGGCAAATGAATTTGGCTaattcaaacaaaccaacaaaaggTTATTATATTGgattcaaaacaaaagcgtGGAACCGTttgcaaaaatcaaaccaaattcAAACGGATTCCTCCCTTCGTATGTCGAAAGTTGATCAGAACTGATGGATTTGTATCTTCTAGCTCATAATAGGCacatcagtgtgttttcgtcCTGAATCAGGCGTAACAATTGGCACGAATTGGTTtctaatgataataatgctcaactgaaacaaaacaaaacaaaaataactcaaaaaacacactgatctTCGATGAAGTAAGCagtgaaaaaacaaacaaaaaacagtgaaAGAAAACATTAGGAAACGAAGAATTTCAACTCTTACCTCTAGTCTAAACTGTTTTTAATCTCCTTGTCTTGAATACATTTTAAGACAATCGTATATGCTGCCAAGACGAAGCGCGTACATGACTATCGATactaatattttgtattttcttctatttattCTCCACTCCAACCCCGTTTTTCCGCATGATCATTATTGAAAACTTGATCTGGTGAAAACAATCTaccacaacacaaaaacaaaaaccatgcTATCTAAAAAAACTATTACAGCGGGACTTGTGGAGGTAATTATTTATAGCTCACCAGACGACAAGAAAAAGAACCGAGGCTTCTGCTTCCTCGAGTACGAATCACACAAGGCAGCCTCTTTGGCAAAGCGGCGACTAGGCACCGGACGGATAAAGGTATGGCCGACGGAACAGCGTGGAACGCGGAAGAGCGACTCAGACGTTGCATGCAGTTGTGaactttattgttgtttttcattcCCTCCCTCAGGTATGGAATTGTGATATAATAGTAGACTGGGCAGACCCACAGGAGGAACCGGACGAACAAACGATGAGCAAGGTCAAAGTATTATACGTACGAAACCTAACACAAGACACGAGCGAAGAAAAACTGAAGGTAAGATTACGCCGCATTTATCTGCTACCGAAATTCCCGCCACTGGCTCATTATTTACAATGCTATTTATTCCCTTCATCATCTCCTACAGGAAAGCTTCGAACAGTTCGGCCGTGTTGAGCGAGTGAAGAAAATTAAAGACTACGCATTTGTTCACTTCGAGGATCGCGACAATGCCGTAAAAGCAATGAAGGATCTGGATGGTAAAGAAGTCGGTGGATCCAACATAGAAGTAAGTAGCACTGTGACAACCATCCAATGCAAAAGGAGGGCTTGCTAATGTTCTTTCATCCCCAAATCCACCAGGTATCGCTAGCTAAGCCCCCGTccgacaaaaagaaaaaggaagaaatacTACGAGCCCGCGAAAGGCGCATGACTCAGTTTCTGCAAACTAGAATAGGTTTGGTGAAGTAAGTAATAGTACATCAGCATCTTCCGCCTTCTGATCAACCAATGTGGCATTCTGTCTAACCCATCCGGTCGATGTTTCTTTTATCCTTCTTATCTACCCACCACAGTACGGTTCCATCGTTTCCCAGTATGTCGCCGCAGCATGCTGGTATGATGCCGGGCGCAATGCCACCGATGCGAGTGCCGAGCGGACCGGGAGGTCCACGGGCTCCGATGCGGGGCGGCCCAATGGGCGGCCGGGGCGAGTACGGTAAGTGACACATTCCCCGAACAACCAACACCCCATTTTCTATATTCAGgaggatgcaaaaaaaaaacaaaatcctctgtctctcttcacataatcaaaacacaccaATCTATCTGTACTTTTTTGTGCCGTACAATATTGGCCAGTACTGTTGACCATACAATTGTATACCGTTGAAGAAAGTACCCTCATTCGTAGTTTGAATCTTCCTATGTATGATTGTGCAATCATCAATAATTGACCGTTACATTGGACATGAATATATAGAACATTGCATCCGTTTTCTGCAACCAATTAGTAAACGTAAACGTAAacgaacagcaaaacaaaagcaaagttGGTCCAGAATATAGTACGAATTGAGAACGAATTAGGATTTTACGCGTTAATCAATCTCTCTCCCCAGttcccacacagacacacacatacctaaAACGGGGATCCAAATGAGAAATGAATTTCAATGGAAAATTAGATAAGCTAGATCAGAGATAACAGCAGCTTAAACCAAATCAAAATCCAACCCCCCTGATTGACAGAACGCAAAATTTGAGATAGAAACAGGAACCTACGCCAATGAGTGTGTGAGCTTACTATCAATCGTAATTGGTAGTAGTGGTACCTACGAGAAAAAAGCTAAATTGTACAAAACACCATATCAAAACGATTTCAAAATTATTCTTGTATTTTCTCTCTACTGCCCAAATCTCTACCAAAAACTTTCACACATTCGGGAAAAGAAAAGATTCAACaattggagcaaaataatccaAAATTTGTAATCAGGAATATCAAGCAAAAAGCACAAACATTGTTGAGCGCAAATTAAATCGTTTAGACTCTTTATGTTGTGACGCAAAGCAAAATCACAAAACCGAacatcttttgtttttgttacgttcctttttgttgtatttctttttcctttcaatTCTCTGTTAAGTTTCCAACTTTTCTTTTGTACATTTTAATTGCCCTATTGTTTAGTTTGTGTTTGAACCGCCGTCCCAGTTGTGAGTTGTGTACATTTACCAAAATCGTATACATGTTGCGGGTTTGTACAAAAAGTTACGGAAAGGAGTATTGATTCCTCCCATTCCCTCACCCTATATCCAGTTTCGCGTAATTTCTTTTGGCGAGACTTCAACTGTGTGCTCCTGAGAAACAGGCTCCGTTTGCATGTACAAAATTTAAATACCGATAAAtagcattcacacacacaccaccaccactaccaaacTGCAGTTCTCTCTGGCATTGAACTTGTTGTTTCGTTGATCCTATCATACTGTGGCTTTTTTACACATCCCAACTCACCCATTTACATACACATCGTCGTTAGTGGCTTCCACTGGATTCAAATacttgcgtgcgtgtgtttgtgtgaacgTGTGAGTGTTCGGcgatgattattatttttgcaacGCGTGCATAAAGCGTTGAATACTCCTTCGGGGCGTGCAAAGTAAAGGTCAAACCCAATAGACtgagtaaataaatattccCCGACAACTTTCATATCAGTTAAATCCTACATCATTCTGGCATAACAACCCCCCTTCCCCATAGTAATGCAACTGTGTGTGCAAGGAAACTGCAGTTGTGCGCTATAGTgcatgatttttaaaaatcgATTTTACGATCGTATACAGCCGTGCCTCTTACCCTGTACACACacgaaacaaacagaaaacctAGTATCTAAACGAGAaactgttgttgtttattattaCCTTTTGCAATGAGAAGCGTAAGTTCTATATACATACCAAACCAAACGAGCAATCAAACATACAGAAGTAGTTGTTACCGTAGGTAAATATACTGTTGTCAAGATATGGTCAACGAAAACCTGTGTAAACTTAGTCCAGCTCTTCCCACCATACACTACTACTATCCCCTTGTAGCAAACGTACAAGTAGCAAGCTCTTCGGTAGAGGGCCGTCATGTAGCACATCCCAAAGGCCGCGATCAAAATTTGCCTGCTCAATACGTTTCGATGCAACCGGCTTCACCCCACAAATGTACCTAGCTTTTCCCTGATTTTTCCGAACTCTGTGCCACTGTGATTATCGCAATTTTGTTATTGTCAGCAGCATACATGCAACAGGAAATGTTCACAAAGTGGCTCAATCATAGGCTAAACTTATTTTAAGATAACCAAAGCAAGTGCTCATGCACACCTCAAAGGGCAGACCAACAGCCATTCCCGGGAGAAGCGCAGCGTATAGTTCCATTTATTCTTCTGACATGCATCGCTAAACTGCACTTCCACCTCTTTATCATTGATCAAACCATGACATTAATCTGGCGGGCCAAGTCTACCTGACTTGAGTGTAGAGCTTTATAATCGAGATATAGCagtaatgtgtgtgtattgcatGAGTTGATGTAGATTTTCTTCCTTAATTTTGTATACATTTTGAAACATACACAGTAGAAATCTCGGAAGCCTTATCGTTTGGTTGTATTAAGGCAAGCGCAATTGTATGCTGATGTTTACAACACATCGCGTCCAGTTAATGGCGAGCCATTTATGTACAACCGAGCGAAAGGCTTCTTACAGTAGGCTACAAGAAAACCTCCCAAAATGTACCATATTTTGGGTAAGTAAGTTTTCTTGTACACTCAATCACTTCACCATGtagacgatgatgatgagcaaGTAGTTGATCGAGTTGATGGCTAGCCGCTTGCAAGCCATATATGGTAGGGGTTCCCACTTATGCGTTCGTTTAAGTTTTTCGTGTTCACGATTTCGTTGttacttttcattttgtttaaacCGTATTGTTTTACCATTGGTATCTCGTACATACGAACATAACTTAATGCCACAAGTGCAAATCAATGGTGGGAGAAGAGAACAATACGCAACCAATTGTAATTCCTCTCGAAATTGTGACGACAGCTCTCCTCGTAGCTTGTTTAGTGCAACTCTTTCTAGTGCGGGTTTCCCTCTGCAAGTAAAACCAAACCTTTGTCCAAATTTTGttcaaaatcatcaaaattttCATCATACCGACGTCACCCACAAACAGAAACGAATCAAAAGCGAAAACTGTGCATTCTAAATCTACATTTTAGGACCAAACCTCGGGCAAAATTTACATGTTCGCTATGAAAAGTACAGGCCGCATTTTTCACGTGTACTATTGTCGCGTATGGACGTAACGCTGAGGGCAGCCCGGGAGCAGCAGCGACCGCAGCATCCAAATCATGACCAAACCTCTGTACACAGGACCTATACCGATACCGGTTACCGAAATTCCAATCGATCCCAATCCGACCGTATCAACGTTACGTTCATGCCTATCATTGTGATGAGTACACGATCCCCGTTTGCGCCGCGAGCGCTTGCGCATCCGTTAGTTGCTCTCTATCTTTGTCTGTTTCTCTATTTTTCCGTTCTCTTAATTTCTGTCATCCTTTTTTACACATGCAAACTTGTGGCGCACTGCTCTGCTACTACTCTTCCGACACACTGTCCCATATCCAAACGGCTCTCCGCGCGCTAACTTATCTGTTCCATCGCTGTCCGCCCATGTGCGACGGATTGACGAATCTCGAACGACGGGCTCGGGCTCGTTTGCACTCGTCCCATTCACGATCTCGAACAATGATGCATCTCACACTGCGTGTCTTCATCACCATTTTGGGCGGAAACGGGCAACGGAAACGGATGGGACTCGACTGACACACTCTGTGGGTGGTTTGCTTTCCATACATAAACCATGGGCGAAATGCGACCCacacctgcacacacacacatatacacacactctttcgGCTTTCTGGACCTAAACCTTAACATATCTGGCGGGCCAAAACGTGGACCATCGGACGGACAGAGCACGAGTACGAATCGTACGGGTACGCCGCGGACTATGCGCACCGGAGCTTGGGTGCTGGCGGGTATTACGAGACGGCCTCGTACTACGACGACTACTACCGGGGCGGTGGATGCTACGGTGATGGCGGAGGAGAGTACTACCTCGACTATGCGTCGAGCGCAACGGCGGCGGCAGCCgcggcagctgctgctgcggccgccgccgccgccttcTCGTCCGGCACCGGagcccatcaccatcatcatcacgcaACGTCACACCATCACAGTCACCACAGTCACAactaccatcatcaccatcatcaccacagtgccgctgccgccgctgcagcCGTTGCCGCCGCGGGAGCACGTAACAGTAGTACGGTGGGTGCGCTCGGGCGCCGGCTCAAACTGTTCTAGTCAGCTGGCTGCAGCTGTCCCGGTTTCGAATGCGACCATCACATCACACCACAATCCAGAGCAGAGCAAAACCAGGGAGGAAAGGGTATGAGGATGCTGTCCGTATCACGAGCCCCGCTCAACGCCGCACTCCGCTACAATTGTCGATAAACTTGCCTTAGCCGCCGTTTGGCGGTGGATATGTATAAACGAAATCACCAGTCTACCTACAGTTCGCCGTGGAGAGAGAGTTGGTGGGTGTGTAGAACCTGTAGCCATTTTGCTACGGGGGTTTTCCACTCAAACGTTGTTGGTCGTTGACGACAAGCAGGAAGAAACAATCATTCATGCAATACTCACAGatttattctgtttttttttttcttttcgatggCCCTTTTTCGTGTCGAAGCAGCCATACATATAAGAGTAAACATTCGAAGGCAGACTCTAGTAATACGAGGCCGTAGAAGCCTAATCTATCGCAGTCCACTAttttgaacgctttttagttaCGCTCTTAGTTTACATCTTTCGCTTTTTCGCGCTTTTAGTTGTTAATTTGCTTTTTAGTTTCTTCATGCCAACTTATACGCTTCTTAGTGTTTTGAATAACTTTGCTATTTTATCCTTCTCATTTCATAGAACTTCTCTTAAGGGTATATTGATACATTTGTCCAAACTAACACtaatgttttccattttctttaaTATCTTTGTTAAATTATTCTGTCTTTTGGATGTTTTTGCTTTGATGAACAAAGACAAAACAGAACAATTAATCAATTCTTTGGCACCATTATTAAAACCACTAACAATaagctttttttctacaaaattgtaattgctttgcaaaacaacacaaaaatcaatcacaGTTTCGGTCTCACAAAGAAGTTGGACTTTGAGTAAATTTatgtttagaaaaaaatatattttcttcaGAAATTAACAGTTGAGGATTGTTACCAcacttgtgtgtgttgtacaaAGCTAAGGATTTTCGGTGGCTTCAAACAGTTTCGAAAGACAGTGTGAAAAGACAGGTAGCGCTATACACAGAACCAGCTGTTCCCCAAAACAAAGATCCCAATGCAGGGTGCGCCTGCTGAGGCAATTATTTAAGTCTGTTGATTTCTGtatcgtttattttttatatatctaacgcgtttttgctttttttctttttcgttctcttttcttttatgtTAAATGCCCTCCCCATACTTTCAAATCGTCCTGCTATTacgcgcgtgcacacacacaaacacacacatataaatatgtaaaaaactGTGGCAACGATACAATCGAATTCCATGTAACTGCGAACAATTGTATCATTTCTGACTCGTGTAATCGCGTGTGTGCGCATATTTCTTGCGCGTATTGTATTACGTTTGACGTATTGCTACTGAACATATGATGGTGTGATTCTTGCGTTGAAATGACGCTTTACTGAATGACATCCAAAACGTACAAAAACCAACCGATCttcgtgttgaacacaaaacACTTCGCCCCGCCAACGGTCAACACACTGTGCGAACGACATCGCGTgtgcaacaacacacactctctccaaACCACGCATTCGTCCTCATCGCCATCTGGATACCTCCCAAaacatgtaaaacaaaacgcataCAACAATAACTCAATCCCAACAACATCGCCAAAATATTCGTCCGACTGCGGATGTGTGTACCACGCCAACGACGATatcgcaaaacaaacaatgccGACATAATTACCATGTTTCGCGTGGATGTACCTACACCAAACCAACCGACAACACAAAACCGAATCGAACTGAACCACACATGCATGGTCCCTTAACCCAATGTACCGTACGTTGCGCGCGTTGTATCAATCGTTGTAAAACCCCATTATCGCACACCGGTCGCCGGTTCGCAATGCGCCTATGGCAGGAGGTTGGTCATGGACGTGGAACCATGGCACCTGGCCGAATCGCTGGGCACCTTGGCAACAGCAGCCGCCCGGCGGTCCCACCGGGTCCGCCAGTGGGCATCGCGGGGGTTCAGGAACAAATCGCGGGGGAGGTGGCCCATGGGCTGGGTCGAACTCGTCCCAGCGGGTATGGCACCCTGCGCGTCAAACCAAATATACCAGGTGAGGACGGCCCCAGTCTTAAGCAACAAACcccgacacacgcacacagtaatgagaattaaaatttaaaaaaaaaagaacaataaaGAAATCAGCGTCGGCGTGCGCCAGAGTAAATACAATTGTAAattaagcgacgaaccctgtAACCTATCGCGCCCGGTGAACAAGcgacgacaaaaaaaacacgcacacacgacgCCGCAACTGCGCTTGCCTAACGACGTGTCCGGCCGCCTTCGGCGTACGAGTGGCAGGCTGGCGCGCGCTGGTTGTGGTGCAAGCTGCTGACTGCTAGAAAAAGTTTAAGCAATGCGGTTGAAGGACCTCAAGACGATCAATCGATCTCGGGGTACTTTTAGGCAGATCAGAATTAGTCCTATCTTTGTGTAGTTTTAGGATCGTACTCATAAGGATTACTGCCAATTCAGTGTGTAATATCTTCCCGTGAATTCCTATTCCTTCTGAAGCAGCCGTGTCCTTCTTCTTGATTTGTACCCGTGCCGCTTGGCATTGCCAAGTTTGCCGGACATCATCATACACGCTTAATCATAATAAATAGATACAATTTTATATAGTTTTTAGAAGAGTACGCCTCGAACAGTGGGGAAAATGTTAGCACAAAGTTAGGGGCGATGCAAAAGCATAATTATGTATGAGTGGTACACTGTATTGTGGTGTACACGCTGATTTAGGTTTTCCCTATTCTCCACGCACGTTGGTAACGTGGATGATTTCAATGGCAAAAAGATAGTAGCAGCTTCTTGGGTGCCTATTTTTTATGTTCCTTCAAAATTTTCAGTtttgcatcgttttttttataaaattgttttcgttgtttttttttcttcaaattgatcttgttttttttttttttgacacaGCAGCGCATATTacgattgttttgtttctatttcattCTGATTAGTTTGCGGTAGCTCCTATTATTATTAAGTCTTGTTgtatttgcattattttttttttttgtaagcgAAATTCAATTGTTATTCTAGATTGTGTACGTGTACTCACCGCGCTTTATGTTTTGGAATGTCATTGCATACGTTTAAACTTTCGTTTATATTATCTATTAATGTTTGCGCGTCGACGCGTCGACCCAGAGGAGCAGGTTTAAAGGAGAGGAGGTGTGTTGTAAACATGTGAAGAGTAGGATTTCCCTCACAATATATATTTTGAATGCTGTCAATAGCACAATAGAATGTGTAAGTTTTCTCTCTTCGGCAATCGGTAGGGTATTACGTCATTGC encodes the following:
- the LOC1281757 gene encoding heterogeneous nuclear ribonucleoprotein R isoform X3 produces the protein MAEGNGEVVEEMANQKSGEGGDGERTQDYSKLLEYGLHKMVAGRLDDIYKTGKLAHSELDERALDALKEFHVEGALDVLDQFLDSNLEHVSNKSAFLCGVMKTYRQKVRATQQGQPAPAVTVQAKGPDEEKIKAILERTGYTLDVTTGQRKYGGPPPNWTGNTPGNGCEVFCGKIPKDMYEDELIPLFEKCGKIWDLRLMMDPMTGTNRGYAFVTFTSRDAASNAVRELNDYEIRNGKKIGVTISFNNHRLFVGNIPKNRDRDELLEEFAKHAPGLVEVIIYSSPDDKKKNRGFCFLEYESHKAASLAKRRLGTGRIKVWNCDIIVDWADPQEEPDEQTMSKVKVLYVRNLTQDTSEEKLKESFEQFGRVERVKKIKDYAFVHFEDRDNAVKAMKDLDGKEVGGSNIEVSLAKPPSDKKKKEEILRARERRMTQFLQTRIGLVNTVPSFPSMSPQHAGMMPGAMPPMRVPSGPGGPRAPMRGGPMGGRGEYEHEYESYGYAADYAHRSLGAGGYYETASYYDDYYRGGGCYGDGGGEYYLDYASSATAAAAAAAAAAAAAAAFSSGTGAHHHHHHATSHHHSHHSHNYHHHHHHHSAAAAAAAVAAAGARNSSTVGALGRRLKLF
- the LOC1281757 gene encoding heterogeneous nuclear ribonucleoprotein R isoform X2, with amino-acid sequence MKKRLDRLRKSKMAEGNGEVVEEMANQKSGEGGDGERTQDYSKLLEYGLHKMVAGRLDDIYKTGKLAHSELDERALDALKEFHVEGALDVLDQFLDSNLEHVSNKSAFLCGVMKTYRQKVRATQQGQPAPAVTVQAKGPDEEKIKAILERTGYTLDVTTGQRKYGGPPPNWTGNTPGNGCEVFCGKIPKDMYEDELIPLFEKCGKIWDLRLMMDPMTGTNRGYAFVTFTSRDAASNAVRELNNYEIKPGNCLKINVSVPNLRLFVGNIPKSKGKEEILDEFGKLTAGLVEVIIYSSPDDKKKNRGFCFLEYESHKAASLAKRRLGTGRIKVWNCDIIVDWADPQEEPDEQTMSKVKVLYVRNLTQDTSEEKLKESFEQFGRVERVKKIKDYAFVHFEDRDNAVKAMKDLDGKEVGGSNIEVSLAKPPSDKKKKEEILRARERRMTQFLQTRIGLVNTVPSFPSMSPQHAGMMPGAMPPMRVPSGPGGPRAPMRGGPMGGRGEYEHEYESYGYAADYAHRSLGAGGYYETASYYDDYYRGGGCYGDGGGEYYLDYASSATAAAAAAAAAAAAAAAFSSGTGAHHHHHHATSHHHSHHSHNYHHHHHHHSAAAAAAAVAAAGARNSSTVGALGRRLKLF
- the LOC1281757 gene encoding heterogeneous nuclear ribonucleoprotein R isoform X1 is translated as MKKRLDRLRKSKMAEGNGEVVEEMANQKSGEGGDGERTQDYSKLLEYGLHKMVAGRLDDIYKTGKLAHSELDERALDALKEFHVEGALDVLDQFLDSNLEHVSNKSAFLCGVMKTYRQKVRATQQGQPAPAVTVQAKGPDEEKIKAILERTGYTLDVTTGQRKYGGPPPNWTGNTPGNGCEVFCGKIPKDMYEDELIPLFEKCGKIWDLRLMMDPMTGTNRGYAFVTFTSRDAASNAVRELNDYEIRNGKKIGVTISFNNHRLFVGNIPKNRDRDELLEEFAKHAPGLVEVIIYSSPDDKKKNRGFCFLEYESHKAASLAKRRLGTGRIKVWNCDIIVDWADPQEEPDEQTMSKVKVLYVRNLTQDTSEEKLKESFEQFGRVERVKKIKDYAFVHFEDRDNAVKAMKDLDGKEVGGSNIEVSLAKPPSDKKKKEEILRARERRMTQFLQTRIGLVNTVPSFPSMSPQHAGMMPGAMPPMRVPSGPGGPRAPMRGGPMGGRGEYEHEYESYGYAADYAHRSLGAGGYYETASYYDDYYRGGGCYGDGGGEYYLDYASSATAAAAAAAAAAAAAAAFSSGTGAHHHHHHATSHHHSHHSHNYHHHHHHHSAAAAAAAVAAAGARNSSTVGALGRRLKLF